The proteins below are encoded in one region of Candidatus Omnitrophota bacterium:
- a CDS encoding ATP-binding protein — protein sequence MNKAILREIILEQEKSRKEIDVGIERSALNDMSKHIHIPHTVVISGIRRAGKSTLLNQIINSYYEKGVYYFNFEDERLVDFEVNDFNSLYETFLELYGERKIFFFDEIQNVSKWEVFVRRMQDKKCKFFITGSNASLLSKELGTKLTGRCIAIELYPFSFHEFLAFKGYKLQKNAMSYTAERAIIKKYFAEYLRHGGMPEYLVYKNEALLKRVYEDILYRDIVARYDIKQVKALRELGLYFLSNIGTLFSYNNLTKTLGVGSMNTIKSYSDFLENSFLVFLISRFSYSLKQQFAANKKIYCIDNGLAESIAFQFSKNKGKFLENLVFLELKRKFPEIYYYKTSNNLEVDFLIKSGKKDISLIQVSDNLDNEKTRQREISSLSRAMDELKLKKGLILTEDTDDEIKANGKVILVQPIYKWLLDGTN from the coding sequence GGAGAAAAGCCGAAAAGAAATAGATGTAGGTATAGAAAGATCAGCTTTGAATGACATGTCAAAGCACATACATATACCGCATACTGTTGTTATCTCCGGGATCCGTCGTGCCGGTAAATCCACGCTTCTTAATCAGATAATAAATAGTTACTACGAAAAAGGCGTTTATTATTTCAACTTTGAGGACGAGCGCTTAGTTGATTTTGAGGTTAATGATTTTAATAGTCTATATGAGACATTTTTAGAACTTTACGGTGAGCGAAAGATCTTCTTTTTTGATGAAATTCAGAATGTGTCCAAATGGGAAGTATTCGTAAGAAGGATGCAGGATAAAAAGTGCAAGTTTTTTATAACCGGATCGAATGCCTCACTCCTTAGTAAAGAACTCGGTACCAAGCTGACTGGCCGGTGTATAGCTATAGAGCTTTATCCATTCTCCTTCCATGAATTCCTCGCTTTTAAAGGCTACAAACTACAAAAGAATGCCATGTCTTATACCGCTGAAAGGGCTATCATAAAGAAATACTTCGCCGAATATCTTAGGCACGGCGGTATGCCGGAGTATTTAGTATATAAGAACGAGGCGCTTTTAAAACGTGTCTACGAGGATATATTGTATCGGGATATAGTGGCGAGATACGATATCAAGCAGGTCAAGGCATTAAGGGAATTAGGGCTATACTTCTTGAGCAATATCGGCACCTTGTTTTCGTATAATAATCTCACGAAGACCTTAGGCGTCGGAAGCATGAACACCATAAAAAGTTATTCAGATTTTCTTGAAAATAGCTTCTTGGTATTTCTGATAAGCAGGTTCTCATATTCTTTAAAGCAACAGTTTGCGGCTAACAAAAAAATCTACTGCATAGATAATGGTCTGGCGGAATCAATAGCTTTTCAGTTTTCGAAAAACAAAGGTAAATTCTTAGAGAATCTGGTATTTCTTGAGCTCAAGCGTAAATTCCCAGAGATATATTATTACAAAACATCTAACAACTTAGAGGTGGATTTTCTTATAAAAAGCGGTAAGAAAGATATTTCCCTTATTCAAGTGTCGGATAATCTGGATAATGAAAAGACGCGGCAAAGAGAAATAAGCTCTCTTAGCCGCGCTATGGACGAGCTTAAATTGAAAAAAGGACTTATTCTCACCGAAGATACCGATGACGAGATAAAAGCTAATGGCAAGGTTATCTTGGTTCAACCGATCTATAAGTGGCTCCTCGATGGGACGAATTAA
- a CDS encoding C1 family peptidase — protein MKYKNTYGWLPDIPDRRDYMYSAIRPIIRLPKKVDLRKGCSAVEQQGNLGSCTAQALAGNIEFIDNKIDSEYTDVSRLFIYYNERALEDTVDYDSGAYLRDGIKTLKNDGACREEAWPYNILKFDTKPPAKCYEEAKKHVIESYHRLSTVNEMLACLAEGYPFVFGFAVYTSFESQEVKRTGIANMPKEDETMVGGHAVMAVGYDQSEKRFLVRNSWGLKWGMGGYFTIPFEYIETLADDFWTIRR, from the coding sequence ATGAAATATAAAAACACATATGGCTGGCTACCTGATATACCCGACCGGCGTGATTATATGTACAGCGCGATACGGCCGATAATCCGCCTGCCCAAGAAAGTCGACCTGCGGAAGGGGTGCTCTGCAGTCGAACAGCAAGGCAATCTCGGCAGTTGTACGGCGCAGGCGTTGGCCGGTAACATCGAGTTCATAGACAACAAAATCGATTCGGAATATACCGATGTTAGCCGGCTATTCATTTATTATAATGAGAGAGCCCTGGAAGATACGGTTGACTATGACTCCGGCGCATATTTACGCGACGGTATAAAGACGCTCAAAAACGATGGCGCCTGCCGCGAAGAAGCCTGGCCCTATAACATATTGAAATTCGATACGAAACCGCCTGCCAAATGTTATGAGGAAGCCAAAAAGCACGTTATCGAATCCTACCACAGATTAAGTACCGTGAACGAGATGTTAGCCTGTCTCGCCGAAGGCTATCCATTCGTATTCGGTTTTGCGGTGTACACGAGCTTCGAATCACAGGAGGTCAAACGTACCGGCATCGCCAATATGCCAAAGGAAGACGAGACTATGGTAGGCGGCCACGCGGTCATGGCGGTCGGGTACGACCAGTCCGAAAAGCGTTTTTTAGTGCGTAATTCCTGGGGTCTTAAATGGGGCATGGGTGGATATTTTACGATACCGTTTGAATATATAGAGACATTAGCAGATGATTTTTGGACGATTAGGCGTTAA
- a CDS encoding right-handed parallel beta-helix repeat-containing protein, translating into MFIAKSIVRVAAVLSLVCGCVFLNGTVFADSLSEGKQLLFENKDIVGAHAKFDTALADNPTGQVENFWHAITVIAQNDVLKTKLRDLGIFNSDNQLAIFDNEGNISYDFEAQTYPNMTQVQDMFNNSATGIVLQIDEALDNLSCVYEDFQDTLVMGSDTITIDYGDAATLKMALYSLKAAVKINAAYGMNNLDIKPILFNNGNPIDPFSILNANLPLLTLREGADTYLSDAMSALLSAIDSFFSGSEFILARDENDGDGLNHIVRFYDPYPVRDDGISDEAWQNIVSEWQEDKDASLERAEFAYNSFTDIQNNLTDHEGYPFVTIPAEFPGMDGAGPGISINVDLYRFFTNPTDIRYHINQLTNNGDASNIVFDNFSDATVGGVFPSMTPSDWNYIFSFGPHQKDEPRIVWNDETASVELGWDMSGNQYASFVTRYEIYRSSSADMSDAVLVDTITDKTVMAYTDTSVDSSTGRYYYRIYAHYDINGNTATSYGETGKAILRVYVDANSCSEEEDGTMGAPYKSLGYATSEGSGNGTKVCVAAGTYYENTDSLKLWRVASIKLEGGYEPLNWTRDIATNETIIDGSGFNTWALLQIWNSGGFTIDGFTITGGSNTERGIQAYKCQMSVKNCKIMNFKGAMILDSCPAVSIKNCDMTGLETTGFEGIVFNNIENEGASLNVKNCSITNYNGTGITIWGYSNTSMNIFNNIIANGKNEGIHCGGDHGSVSIVNNTIFGNANAGVSFSGNSLCSITIQNNILVNNSIGIYGSGDTGITRVITNNDAYGNVVGNYYNCGTDVGQGGNISTDPFFVEGTYCLSQITSGQTVNSPCVDAGSDTAANLGLNDKTTRNDGKADSGMVDMGCHSQATSAAIYKADLVVDFGSDYGIYVYSDTGAWTQLHIFTAKSITAGDIDGNGKDDIIVDFGSEYGIYVYSDTGAWTQLHNFTAQSITAADLDGNGKADLVVDFGSDYGIYVYSDTGAWTQLHIFTAKSITAGELNGQ; encoded by the coding sequence ATGTTTATAGCAAAATCGATTGTCAGGGTTGCGGCAGTTTTATCATTAGTGTGCGGTTGCGTATTTTTGAATGGAACGGTATTTGCCGATAGTTTATCTGAGGGGAAGCAGTTGCTTTTTGAAAATAAAGATATAGTCGGTGCGCACGCTAAATTTGACACCGCGCTTGCCGATAACCCTACGGGCCAGGTCGAAAATTTCTGGCATGCTATTACCGTTATTGCACAGAACGATGTTCTTAAAACAAAACTGCGTGATCTTGGTATATTCAACTCTGATAACCAATTAGCCATATTCGACAATGAAGGGAATATTAGTTACGATTTTGAAGCACAGACGTATCCTAATATGACCCAGGTGCAGGACATGTTCAATAATAGCGCGACCGGCATTGTTCTTCAGATAGACGAAGCGCTTGACAACCTTTCGTGTGTTTATGAGGATTTTCAGGATACTTTGGTTATGGGATCGGACACGATAACGATCGATTACGGCGATGCCGCTACTTTAAAAATGGCCCTCTATTCATTGAAGGCGGCGGTAAAGATAAACGCCGCTTACGGAATGAACAATTTGGATATCAAGCCCATACTATTTAACAACGGCAATCCTATCGATCCATTTTCCATACTGAATGCTAATTTGCCGCTCCTGACGCTCCGTGAGGGCGCCGACACATATCTTTCCGATGCTATGAGCGCCCTTCTAAGCGCGATCGACTCTTTCTTTAGCGGATCAGAGTTTATATTGGCCAGAGACGAAAATGACGGTGATGGATTGAACCATATAGTCAGATTCTATGATCCTTATCCAGTCAGAGACGACGGCATCTCCGATGAAGCGTGGCAGAATATCGTGTCAGAATGGCAAGAGGATAAGGATGCATCTTTGGAACGCGCGGAATTCGCGTATAACAGCTTTACCGATATCCAGAATAATCTCACCGACCATGAAGGCTATCCTTTTGTCACGATCCCGGCGGAGTTCCCGGGTATGGACGGGGCCGGTCCCGGCATAAGCATTAACGTGGACCTGTATAGATTTTTCACAAATCCCACAGATATAAGATATCACATAAACCAACTTACAAATAACGGAGACGCTTCTAATATAGTGTTCGATAACTTCTCAGATGCTACTGTGGGCGGCGTATTTCCCAGCATGACACCGTCCGACTGGAATTATATCTTTAGCTTTGGGCCGCATCAAAAAGATGAGCCGCGGATAGTGTGGAATGATGAGACGGCTTCGGTCGAACTTGGCTGGGATATGTCCGGCAATCAGTATGCATCTTTTGTAACCAGATATGAGATCTATCGTTCATCCTCGGCAGATATGTCTGACGCAGTTCTGGTCGATACGATCACCGATAAGACGGTCATGGCATATACCGATACTTCCGTAGATAGCTCTACGGGCCGTTATTATTATCGCATCTACGCGCATTATGATATTAATGGCAATACAGCGACGAGCTACGGCGAGACGGGTAAGGCGATCCTGAGGGTGTATGTTGACGCGAATAGCTGTTCCGAAGAAGAAGACGGCACAATGGGAGCTCCTTATAAGAGCCTTGGATATGCCACTTCGGAAGGCTCTGGCAACGGCACAAAAGTATGCGTGGCGGCCGGGACTTATTATGAGAATACGGACTCGCTTAAATTATGGAGAGTGGCCAGTATTAAGTTGGAAGGCGGTTACGAGCCGCTTAACTGGACCAGGGATATCGCAACGAACGAAACGATCATAGATGGCTCCGGATTTAATACGTGGGCGTTGCTACAGATATGGAACTCGGGTGGATTTACCATCGACGGTTTCACTATTACTGGAGGTTCTAACACAGAACGTGGTATACAGGCCTATAAATGCCAGATGAGTGTCAAGAATTGTAAAATAATGAATTTTAAAGGCGCCATGATCCTGGATTCCTGCCCGGCAGTTTCCATAAAAAATTGCGATATGACGGGTCTAGAGACTACCGGATTCGAAGGTATAGTCTTTAATAATATCGAAAACGAGGGGGCGTCCTTAAATGTTAAGAATTGTAGCATAACTAACTATAACGGCACCGGCATTACCATTTGGGGATATAGTAACACCTCGATGAATATCTTTAACAATATAATCGCCAATGGTAAGAATGAAGGTATTCATTGCGGCGGCGATCATGGCAGTGTTTCAATCGTAAATAATACCATATTCGGCAATGCGAATGCCGGCGTTTCATTTTCTGGAAATTCATTGTGTTCTATAACGATACAAAATAATATACTGGTGAATAACAGTATAGGAATTTATGGCTCCGGAGATACGGGTATTACGAGAGTAATCACTAATAACGATGCTTACGGTAATGTAGTAGGTAATTATTACAACTGCGGCACTGATGTAGGGCAGGGCGGTAATATTTCAACGGATCCGTTTTTTGTCGAGGGAACATATTGCCTGAGCCAGATAACTTCCGGGCAGACGGTCAATTCGCCGTGTGTTGATGCAGGTAGTGATACTGCGGCGAATCTCGGCCTCAATGATAAGACGACGCGTAACGACGGCAAGGCCGATAGCGGTATGGTTGATATGGGTTGTCATTCTCAGGCGACTTCGGCGGCTATATATAAAGCCGACCTTGTCGTAGACTTCGGTTCAGACTACGGCATATACGTATATAGCGATACCGGCGCATGGACTCAGCTTCATATCTTTACCGCAAAGTCCATTACCGCAGGTGATATTGACGGCAACGGTAAAGACGATATCATCGTAGATTTCGGTTCAGAGTACGGCATCTATGTATATAGTGATACCGGCGCATGGACTCAGCTTCACAACTTCACCGCGCAGTCGATAACAGCGGCCGATCTCGACGGTAACGGTAAAGCCGACCTTGTCGTAGACTTCGGTTCAGACTACGGCATATACGTATATAGCGATACCGGCGCATGGACTCAGCTTCATATCTTTACCGCAAAGTCCATTACCGCAGGTGAATTAAACGGTCAATAA
- a CDS encoding class I SAM-dependent methyltransferase, translating to MKDAILFIVHYIYALLACFYMFTIGALFQKNRKFIYDICVYFNYLTVKNRMGGIRTEEKNNTDIIPEIDLSEIISAGGAIDIRSPLSMEGNISTIELIVIDKLVKIYDPAKVFEIGTFDGRTALNLACNCRNEGIVYTLDLPKAMASLTKYRLLTGEYKCVYKDNPGSKFIGTDCEKKIVQLYGDSAVFDFSPYCNAMDFIFIDGSHAYEYVLNDSQKALKLLRNGTGVIIWHDYGVWDSATRAINKLYAEGGIFKGIKIIKGTSMAYLVAGAPVPM from the coding sequence ATGAAAGATGCCATTCTTTTTATCGTGCATTATATTTATGCGTTGTTAGCCTGTTTCTATATGTTCACGATCGGCGCTTTATTCCAAAAAAACCGTAAGTTTATCTATGATATATGTGTTTATTTCAATTATCTTACGGTTAAGAACAGGATGGGCGGAATAAGGACGGAAGAGAAAAATAATACGGATATTATTCCGGAAATAGATTTATCGGAGATAATTTCCGCTGGTGGTGCTATAGATATACGTTCGCCCCTTTCCATGGAAGGGAATATCTCTACTATCGAGCTGATTGTTATAGATAAGTTGGTTAAGATTTATGATCCAGCGAAGGTGTTCGAGATAGGTACCTTCGATGGCAGAACGGCGTTGAACCTGGCATGTAACTGCCGTAATGAAGGGATCGTGTACACACTGGATTTGCCCAAGGCTATGGCCAGTCTTACTAAATACCGCCTTTTAACGGGTGAGTATAAATGTGTATATAAAGATAATCCCGGGTCAAAATTTATCGGGACCGACTGCGAGAAGAAGATAGTGCAATTATACGGAGATTCGGCTGTCTTTGATTTCTCACCGTATTGTAATGCCATGGACTTTATTTTTATAGACGGATCCCACGCATATGAATATGTTCTGAACGATTCTCAAAAAGCCCTGAAATTGCTACGAAATGGCACAGGCGTCATAATCTGGCATGACTATGGCGTATGGGATTCGGCTACACGGGCGATCAATAAGTTATATGCAGAGGGGGGTATTTTTAAAGGTATCAAGATCATCAAGGGCACATCGATGGCATATCTGGTCGCTGGCGCTCCAGTTCCAATGTAA
- a CDS encoding class I SAM-dependent methyltransferase, with the protein MECRICGNKTDNKIYVVKEMMFGYRDEFEYFECGSCGCLQIKDIPPDMSKYYPENYYSITGKPVEHNLLMDMAVRITVLNDGALVKALFSLFPGKVLRSLSACRLTKKSKILDVGCGAGVLLCMLKNAGFENVMGADPYIKDDIKYKNGLVVHKKELREIEGSWDLIMFHHSLEHIADQQSALNTVSAKLNKAGTCLIRIPTVSSYAWRHYNVNWVQLDAPRHFCLHSEKSMSIVAGKSGLKIAGSYRDSTDFQFWGSEQYIKDIPLESYNSYLKDPARTIFQKRDIDSFKRMALALNESNKGDQAVFYLAHNDV; encoded by the coding sequence ATGGAATGCAGGATTTGCGGCAACAAAACCGATAACAAGATCTATGTGGTAAAAGAGATGATGTTTGGTTATCGTGACGAATTCGAATATTTCGAATGCGGCTCATGCGGTTGCCTTCAGATAAAAGATATCCCGCCGGATATGTCAAAATATTATCCGGAGAATTATTATAGCATTACAGGAAAGCCCGTTGAGCATAACCTGTTGATGGACATGGCTGTAAGGATAACGGTTCTTAATGACGGAGCGCTTGTGAAGGCGCTTTTTTCTTTGTTTCCCGGGAAAGTCCTGAGGTCGCTTTCTGCGTGCCGTCTGACCAAAAAATCTAAGATACTCGATGTTGGATGCGGGGCAGGTGTACTGTTGTGCATGTTAAAAAATGCCGGTTTCGAAAATGTAATGGGGGCGGATCCCTATATTAAAGATGATATAAAATATAAAAATGGTCTTGTGGTACATAAAAAAGAATTAAGAGAAATCGAAGGATCCTGGGATCTCATAATGTTCCATCACTCGTTGGAACATATAGCCGATCAGCAGAGCGCGCTTAATACTGTTTCTGCAAAATTAAATAAAGCCGGGACCTGCCTTATACGCATACCTACCGTCTCATCTTACGCGTGGCGGCATTATAACGTAAACTGGGTTCAGTTGGACGCGCCACGGCATTTTTGTCTGCACTCAGAAAAAAGCATGAGTATTGTTGCCGGGAAGTCTGGCCTGAAGATCGCCGGTTCATACAGGGATTCAACGGATTTCCAGTTCTGGGGTAGCGAGCAGTATATTAAGGATATCCCGCTCGAGTCGTATAATTCATATTTAAAGGATCCGGCGAGAACTATATTTCAAAAGAGAGACATCGATTCATTTAAGAGAATGGCACTCGCTTTAAATGAATCGAACAAGGGGGACCAGGCGGTATTTTATCTGGCTCACAATGATGTTTAG
- a CDS encoding flippase yields the protein MDKKRIVSNFFSLSSIEMANYLFPLLTVPYLVRVLGPGKYGLVAFVMAFIQYFVMLTDYGFNLTATRDVSVSRDDPAKMSKIFSSVMTVKFIFILISLAMLLVAVYAFPKFRPDALLYLFAFGMVIGNVLFPIWFFQGMEKMKSIAVLNLLAKTLFLIAVFVFVRRESDYLYVPLFTSLGSILAGVAGFCLILARFKIRIIMPAPGEIWEQLKEGWNVFISMISISLVTTSNIVILGFFATNEVVGYFSAGEKIISLTYRAFNPILVAVYPYMAKIADNAKDIAIGKLRKLFAVVMLLSFAVFAGIFIFSGAIVAIVLGSKFEPSVMIVRILSPLAFIVPVAYIFANLALLPFKLDRYFARIYIFGGALNIALLLTLLCLFNAGAAGVAVSVLITQITITTLMYVILRRNYISIVNMDISSLMAIFEKKAIADN from the coding sequence GTGGATAAAAAACGTATAGTATCGAATTTTTTCAGTCTTTCATCGATTGAGATGGCTAACTATCTTTTTCCGCTTCTTACCGTGCCGTATTTGGTAAGGGTTCTGGGCCCCGGCAAGTACGGGCTTGTGGCGTTTGTGATGGCGTTCATCCAGTATTTTGTAATGCTCACGGATTACGGTTTCAACCTGACGGCTACACGGGATGTATCCGTATCAAGAGATGACCCCGCGAAAATGTCAAAGATATTTTCATCTGTTATGACAGTAAAATTCATATTTATACTGATAAGCCTGGCGATGCTTCTCGTCGCGGTATACGCTTTCCCGAAGTTCAGACCTGATGCCTTGCTCTATCTTTTTGCGTTCGGGATGGTTATAGGAAATGTGTTATTTCCCATATGGTTTTTTCAGGGGATGGAGAAGATGAAATCGATAGCCGTGCTAAACCTGCTTGCAAAAACGTTATTCCTGATTGCCGTATTCGTTTTTGTGAGAAGGGAGTCGGACTATTTATATGTGCCGTTATTTACATCCTTAGGCTCTATATTAGCCGGCGTTGCGGGTTTTTGTTTAATATTAGCCCGTTTTAAAATACGGATTATCATGCCGGCGCCAGGAGAAATATGGGAGCAGTTAAAAGAAGGCTGGAACGTGTTCATATCGATGATATCAATAAGCCTTGTCACGACCAGCAATATAGTCATATTAGGTTTTTTTGCGACAAACGAAGTCGTAGGATATTTCTCAGCGGGTGAGAAGATCATAAGCCTCACCTACAGGGCATTTAACCCCATCCTTGTGGCGGTGTACCCCTACATGGCGAAAATAGCGGATAACGCGAAGGATATAGCTATAGGAAAATTAAGAAAGCTATTTGCTGTGGTGATGCTTTTATCTTTCGCGGTATTTGCGGGGATCTTCATATTTAGCGGTGCGATAGTAGCAATAGTGCTTGGATCTAAATTCGAGCCGTCGGTAATGATAGTTCGCATACTCTCTCCGCTCGCGTTTATAGTGCCCGTTGCCTACATATTCGCGAACCTCGCGCTTTTGCCGTTCAAGCTGGACAGGTATTTTGCGCGGATCTATATCTTCGGAGGAGCGCTGAATATTGCACTGCTTCTGACGTTATTGTGTTTATTCAACGCGGGCGCCGCAGGTGTCGCAGTTTCAGTGCTCATAACCCAGATAACTATCACGACTCTTATGTATGTTATACTCAGGCGCAATTATATAAGCATAGTAAATATGGACATCTCGTCATTAATGGCCATATTTGAAAAAAAGGCGATAGCAGATAATTAA
- a CDS encoding glycosyltransferase family 2 protein — MVELSVIIVNWNSRDVLRKCLKSVYDTIDVTFEIIIVDNNSSDDSIAMVKKEFPQAILIARSSNIGFSKANNEAFGVSQGAYILILNPDTVLFKSAVNRMVAFLKTRVDIGIVGPRILTEGGMPDLFCKRKLPRISFEFSKIFLVEKMLNKLQVIIPYTRRALYRYYEKSEECECLAGSCMLFCRDVFGSMAGFDESVPMYLDDIDICYRARKLGLKNYYLAEAEIVHVGKYSTKTVEYSKMYDVLARQAHFFYYLKHSGRATALCYKILLALSIPYLLTLDVICAPYFILRGRWREIIWTARKHIKYADIIFSDRVINVL; from the coding sequence ATGGTAGAGCTTTCCGTAATCATAGTTAACTGGAATTCCAGAGATGTACTGCGAAAATGTCTTAAATCGGTATACGATACCATAGATGTCACTTTTGAGATAATAATCGTTGATAATAATTCTTCCGATGATAGCATAGCGATGGTAAAAAAGGAGTTTCCTCAGGCCATTCTGATCGCACGAAGCTCAAATATTGGTTTCTCCAAGGCAAATAATGAAGCTTTCGGGGTATCGCAGGGCGCGTACATATTAATATTGAATCCGGATACGGTGCTGTTCAAGAGTGCCGTAAACAGGATGGTAGCTTTTTTAAAAACCCGCGTCGACATAGGTATAGTAGGGCCAAGAATATTGACAGAAGGCGGAATGCCGGATTTATTCTGCAAGAGAAAATTACCAAGAATATCATTCGAATTTTCCAAGATTTTCCTCGTAGAGAAAATGTTAAATAAGTTGCAAGTTATAATCCCGTATACCCGGAGGGCGCTTTACCGGTATTATGAAAAGAGCGAAGAATGCGAATGTCTTGCAGGGAGTTGTATGCTTTTCTGCAGAGATGTCTTTGGTAGCATGGCGGGCTTTGACGAAAGCGTGCCGATGTATTTGGATGATATAGATATTTGTTATAGAGCAAGAAAATTGGGTCTAAAAAATTATTATCTCGCTGAAGCAGAAATAGTTCATGTAGGTAAATATTCCACAAAGACGGTAGAATACAGCAAAATGTATGACGTTCTTGCCCGTCAGGCACATTTCTTTTATTATTTAAAACATTCCGGCCGGGCAACCGCGCTGTGTTACAAGATATTATTGGCGCTTTCCATACCTTATTTATTAACATTGGATGTTATTTGCGCGCCGTATTTTATTCTACGGGGAAGGTGGCGGGAAATAATATGGACCGCTCGAAAGCATATCAAATACGCTGATATTATTTTTTCGGATAGGGTGATAAATGTTCTATAA
- a CDS encoding O-antigen ligase family protein, translating into MFYKTFTTNGALDITKVFVAGLAIFMALFILYFSYNNLWYIGFAVLILLLYLAMSIVALPGMIYKIKQLFIHANWLHLMWILLFVSSLTLRIRTGSQLLQNPVDEAAFFRIVLIMLVSVMMLPRFILSFNNNVKVLSTGALCFFSIYVIVAAVSSLYSSYPMLTLWKSFELFLDISVVAMLLSQAQCLSNIKCLMNINWLLLTIMMLMVWIGWALFPQLATTHSGGIIKTQLGGFMLASNGVGGIASIVAIISFSRMLSTKNAGSGRVYFIVLLFALVTMVLAQSRTHFVAFPIAVVIVLFLQKKIKVITFASCVCFVMMIVFLAKKDTISWYLVEFFRRGQSENVLFSLTGRIFMWKRALSLIAERIFLGYGFGVGSRITFMTAYGGDFTWIHNAWIEVLLNVGLIGLIPFMIAFVRIWEALISSLSLKVFILRREELNPFLIELIGVMTVISIESLTGSGIGAWHTYLILVYISILAFANLLRRERSAIKV; encoded by the coding sequence ATGTTCTATAAAACATTTACGACGAATGGGGCGCTGGATATTACCAAGGTGTTCGTGGCGGGTCTGGCTATATTTATGGCCTTATTTATATTATATTTTTCGTATAACAATCTGTGGTATATAGGGTTTGCCGTTCTTATTTTATTATTATATCTGGCTATGAGCATTGTCGCGTTACCCGGTATGATATACAAGATAAAGCAGTTATTCATCCATGCTAACTGGTTGCATTTAATGTGGATACTGCTTTTTGTGAGCTCTCTGACTTTAAGGATAAGGACTGGATCTCAATTGTTGCAAAATCCGGTTGACGAAGCGGCATTTTTCCGGATCGTTCTGATAATGCTGGTCTCTGTAATGATGTTACCGAGATTTATTTTAAGTTTTAATAACAACGTTAAAGTGCTATCGACGGGAGCGCTGTGTTTTTTTTCGATATATGTAATCGTAGCGGCGGTTTCTTCCTTATATTCGAGCTATCCTATGCTTACATTATGGAAAAGTTTTGAGCTTTTTCTAGATATTTCAGTTGTTGCTATGCTGTTATCGCAAGCCCAATGTTTGTCAAATATTAAATGCCTGATGAATATAAATTGGTTGTTATTGACAATAATGATGTTAATGGTTTGGATAGGGTGGGCCCTATTTCCGCAATTAGCGACTACACATTCAGGAGGGATAATAAAAACGCAACTGGGAGGTTTCATGCTGGCATCAAACGGTGTTGGCGGTATAGCCTCTATCGTTGCGATAATTTCTTTTTCCAGGATGCTTTCAACGAAGAACGCGGGGAGCGGCCGTGTTTATTTCATAGTACTGTTATTTGCTTTGGTGACTATGGTCTTGGCGCAAAGCAGGACTCACTTCGTGGCTTTTCCGATAGCTGTTGTTATAGTACTTTTTTTGCAAAAAAAGATTAAGGTAATAACATTCGCCTCTTGTGTTTGTTTCGTTATGATGATAGTTTTTCTGGCTAAAAAAGACACTATATCATGGTATTTAGTAGAGTTTTTTCGCCGCGGTCAAAGCGAGAACGTACTTTTTTCGCTTACGGGCCGCATATTTATGTGGAAGAGAGCATTAAGCCTTATAGCCGAACGAATATTCTTGGGGTACGGTTTTGGAGTCGGCTCCAGGATAACTTTTATGACGGCATATGGCGGGGATTTTACATGGATACATAACGCGTGGATAGAAGTTCTACTGAATGTAGGCTTGATCGGCTTGATACCATTCATGATTGCCTTCGTCAGAATATGGGAGGCGCTTATTTCGTCTTTATCCTTGAAAGTTTTTATCTTGCGCCGCGAAGAACTTAATCCGTTTTTGATAGAGCTGATAGGCGTGATGACAGTTATCAGCATTGAGAGCCTGACGGGTTCAGGCATAGGAGCTTGGCACACCTATTTGATACTTGTTTATATCTCGATACTTGCGTTTGCGAACCTCTTGCGTAGAGAGAGGAGCGCTATAAAAGTTTAA